A genomic stretch from Arachis stenosperma cultivar V10309 chromosome 3, arast.V10309.gnm1.PFL2, whole genome shotgun sequence includes:
- the LOC130970653 gene encoding brassinosteroid LRR receptor kinase isoform X2, with the protein MACVLGSVSAVEKLQISQTSVTAKGIKLLASLKNLSLLDLGGLPVDDVSLTSLQVLKKLEYLDLWGSKVSNEGANILNKFPKLTYLNLAWTSVTKLPNLSSIECLNMSNCTIDSILEDDEAPLAKLILSGATFRSESEFLLHANTNFLSSLDVAHSGLSKFFFLSKLKVIEQLNLSSCMVTDDSIEMIAGVGASLKSLNLTGTKVSSAGIGILAGHVSNLEMLSLSQTLVDDTAILYISMMPSLKVLDLSNTMVKGCLPQENTDHGSLHSLTALQSLKQLESLNLEHTRVRDEALNPLSSFKELRYLFLKSASLADISLYYLSSIPKLTSLSICDAVLTNYGLHMFKPPQTLKLMDLRGCWLLNEDTIMSFCRIHPQIEVQHELVTIVPLHQGGPNHPSPSQLTSKATQADKKKENLSISPDFIDQRLKYSRDELLALQFMSLPVVSSSESGDSIFKQQLN; encoded by the exons CAAACAAGTGTCACCGCCAAAGGCATCAAACTTCTCGCCTCCCTTAAAAACCTCTCTCTTCTCGACTTAGGCGGCTTACCTGTTGATGACGTCTCCTTAACATCTTTACAG GTACTGAAAAAGTTAGAATATCTTGATCTATGGGGTAGTAAGGTATCAAATGAAGGGGCTAACATCCTCAATAAGTTCCCCAAGTTAACCTATCTAAATCTTGCTTGGACTAGTGTCACAAAATTGCCTAATTTATCATCTATTGAATGCCTCAACATGAGTAATTGTACTATTGATTCAATACTTGAAGATGATGAAGCTCCTTTGGCAAAACTTATTCTCTCCGGCGCTACATTCCGGAGCGAATCGGAGTTTCTCTTACACGCCAATacaaactttttgtcctctctcGATGTAGCCCATTCTGGCCTTAGTAAATTCTTCTTCTTGAGTAAATTGAAAGTGATAGAACAGCTCAATCTCAGCTCTTGCATGGTCACTGATGATTCGATTGAAATGATCGCGGGTGTTGGTGCAAGCTTGAAGAGTTTGAATCTGACTGGTACTAAGGTCAGCTCCGCAGGCATAGGGATTTTAGCTGGACATGTGTCCAATCTTGAGATGCTTTCATTATCTCAGACACTGGTGGATGATACTGCCATCTTGTATATCAGCATGATGCCTTCTTTAAAGGTTCTTGACCTTAGCAATACAATGGTGAAAG GATGCTTACCACAGGAAAATACCGACCACGGCTCACTGCACTCTCTAACAGCTCTACAAAGTCTTAAACAATTAGAAAGCTTGAATTTGGAACACACACGAGTTAGGGATGAAGCTTTAAACCCTTTGTCAAGCTTCAAAGAGCTGAGATATTTATTTCTTAAAAGTGCGTCACTTGCAGACATCTCACTTTACTATTTATCATCAATTCCTAAATTGACTAGTCTTAGTATTTGTGATGCGGTATTGACAAATTATGGGCTTCATATGTTTAAACCTCCTCAAACACTGAAACTAATGGACCTCCGAGGTTGTTGGCTCTTAAATGAGGACACTATCATGTCGTTCTGTAGAATTCATCCACAAATTGAAGTACAGCATGAACTTGTTACCATTGTTCCTCTTCACCAAGGTGGACCAAATCATCCTTCTCCATCTCAGTTAACTTCAAAGGCTACGCAAGCagataaaaagaaagaaaacttGTCTATATCTCCAGATTTTATAG ATCAAAGGTTGAAGTATAGCAGAGACGAGTTGCTTGCGTTGCAGTTCATGTCTTTGCCTGTTGTATCCTCTAGTGAGAGTGGCGATTCAATATTCAAGCAacagttaaattga